In a genomic window of Sphingomonas koreensis:
- a CDS encoding putative DNA modification/repair radical SAM protein — MAQLDVREKLAILADAAKYDASCASSGTKKRDSAGSKGIGSTEGMGICHAYAPDGRCISLLKILLTNSCIFDCHYCINRKSSNVRRARFTVREVADLTLAFYRRNYIEGLFLSSGIIRSPDYTMEQIVEVARTLREDHDFRGYIHLKTIPDADPDLIRRAGLHADRISINVELPTVAGLERLAPEKNAGRIEGAMGTMDAAILDGADAKARYRSAPDFAPAGQSTQMIVGADAATDAAIVKRAASLYDRFHLRRVYYSAFSPIPDASAVLPLIRPPLMREHRLYQADWMMRFYGYSSREVADSADAGGNLPLDIDPKLAWALKHRDFFPLDANRAPREALLRIPGLGVRAVDGIIAARRHRRLRLEDIGRLTVSIARLRPFLIAADWRPTALADALLAPRAPKARQLELFGA, encoded by the coding sequence ATGGCCCAGCTCGATGTCCGGGAAAAGCTCGCGATCCTTGCCGATGCGGCAAAATATGACGCGTCGTGCGCCTCGTCCGGGACGAAGAAGCGCGACAGCGCCGGCAGTAAGGGGATCGGATCGACCGAAGGTATGGGCATCTGTCACGCCTATGCGCCGGACGGCCGCTGCATCAGCCTGCTCAAGATCCTGCTGACCAACAGCTGCATCTTCGACTGCCATTATTGCATCAACCGCAAGAGTTCGAACGTTCGCCGTGCGCGCTTCACGGTGCGGGAAGTGGCCGATCTCACCCTCGCATTCTACCGGCGCAATTATATCGAGGGGCTATTCCTCTCGTCCGGCATCATCCGCTCACCCGACTATACGATGGAGCAGATCGTCGAGGTGGCCCGGACATTGCGGGAAGATCATGATTTTCGCGGCTATATCCATCTCAAGACCATTCCCGATGCCGATCCCGACCTGATCCGCCGTGCGGGCCTCCACGCCGACCGGATCTCGATCAATGTCGAGCTGCCGACCGTCGCGGGCCTGGAGCGGCTAGCGCCCGAGAAGAACGCGGGACGGATCGAGGGTGCGATGGGCACGATGGACGCGGCGATACTTGACGGCGCCGATGCGAAGGCGCGTTACAGGTCGGCGCCCGATTTTGCCCCGGCAGGCCAGTCGACCCAGATGATCGTCGGGGCGGACGCGGCCACCGATGCGGCGATCGTGAAACGCGCGGCGTCGCTTTATGACCGGTTTCACCTCCGCCGCGTCTACTACTCGGCCTTCTCGCCGATTCCGGATGCGAGCGCGGTGCTCCCGCTCATCCGGCCGCCATTGATGCGCGAACACCGGCTCTACCAGGCGGACTGGATGATGCGCTTCTACGGCTATTCCAGTCGTGAGGTCGCGGATTCGGCGGACGCCGGGGGCAACCTTCCGCTCGATATCGATCCCAAGCTCGCCTGGGCGCTCAAGCACCGCGACTTCTTTCCGCTCGACGCCAATCGGGCACCGCGCGAGGCATTGTTGCGCATTCCTGGGCTCGGTGTGCGCGCGGTGGACGGCATCATCGCCGCGCGGCGCCATCGCCGGCTTCGGCTCGAGGATATCGGCCGCCTGACCGTCTCGATCGCGCGATTGCGCCCGTTCCTCATCGCCGCCGACTGGCGCCCCACCGCGCTCGCCGATGCGCTGCTGGCGCCGCGCGCACCCAAGGCGAGGCAGCTGGAGCTGTTCGGTGCGTGA
- a CDS encoding MgtC/SapB family protein has product MILNPDTPLHLIDGPVLLRLGAATVLGLLLGLDRELRGHPAGLRTHGMICFTSALMTVCAIALHGQLRGQGSIDPLRVFEASAAFTGIIAAGLIVFSKGEIRNLTTAAHVWLASMIGIACGAALWPLVVSATIVAVAMLSLLGFVERRWLNPDGEDKQ; this is encoded by the coding sequence ATGATCCTAAACCCGGATACACCGCTTCACCTGATCGACGGGCCGGTGCTGCTGCGGCTCGGGGCCGCGACCGTCCTGGGGCTGCTGCTGGGACTGGACCGGGAGCTTCGCGGCCATCCCGCGGGTCTGCGCACGCATGGCATGATCTGCTTCACCAGCGCGCTGATGACGGTCTGTGCCATCGCCCTGCACGGACAGCTGCGCGGACAGGGCAGTATTGACCCGCTGCGGGTATTCGAGGCGTCGGCCGCGTTCACCGGCATCATCGCGGCCGGGCTGATCGTGTTCAGCAAGGGCGAGATCAGGAATCTCACCACCGCCGCGCATGTCTGGCTCGCCTCGATGATCGGCATCGCCTGCGGCGCAGCGCTGTGGCCGCTCGTCGTCAGCGCCACCATCGTCGCGGTCGCGATGCTGAGCCTGCTCGGCTTTGTCGAACGCCGCTGGCTGAATCCGGATGGCGAGGACAAGCAATGA
- a CDS encoding Ku protein: MAARAYWQGQIKLALVSIPVEVYPATKSGAAVSFRQIHEPTGKPIRYEKVVSGVGPVDRDEILKGYELSKGNYVLLEQDEIDAVKIESRKTLDLIQFVDADAIDVLYYEKPYFVVPADDLAEEAYAVLRDALRQTRKVGLGQLSVRGREQLVSLKPCGRGLVLEVLRYADEVNKAQTYFRGMPEETADEDMLDLATSIIEKRTAPFKPEEFHDRYVDALHRLIDKKKKAKGKRIIEEVDDQPGGRSGSNVIDLMAALKKSAGEAARKPAAKKARSPAKAPATTKRASPAKRKRAG, from the coding sequence ATGGCTGCACGCGCATATTGGCAAGGCCAGATCAAGCTGGCGCTCGTGTCCATCCCGGTCGAGGTCTATCCCGCGACCAAATCCGGCGCCGCGGTGAGTTTCCGCCAGATCCACGAACCCACCGGCAAGCCGATCCGGTACGAAAAGGTGGTCAGCGGCGTCGGGCCGGTCGATCGCGACGAAATCCTAAAAGGGTATGAGCTGTCGAAGGGCAATTACGTCCTGCTCGAGCAGGACGAGATCGACGCGGTGAAGATCGAGAGCCGCAAGACGCTGGATCTCATCCAGTTCGTCGACGCGGACGCGATCGACGTCCTCTATTACGAAAAGCCCTATTTCGTCGTCCCCGCCGACGATCTGGCGGAAGAGGCCTATGCCGTGCTGCGCGACGCCCTGCGCCAGACGAGGAAGGTCGGCCTCGGCCAGCTTTCGGTGCGCGGGCGCGAGCAGCTTGTCTCGCTCAAGCCGTGCGGGCGCGGACTGGTGCTCGAAGTGCTGCGCTATGCCGATGAGGTGAACAAGGCGCAGACCTATTTCCGCGGCATGCCGGAGGAGACCGCCGATGAGGACATGCTCGACCTTGCCACCAGCATCATCGAGAAGCGCACCGCCCCGTTCAAGCCGGAGGAGTTCCACGATCGCTATGTCGATGCGCTCCACCGGCTGATCGACAAGAAGAAAAAGGCCAAGGGCAAGCGCATCATCGAGGAGGTCGACGACCAGCCGGGCGGGCGAAGCGGAAGCAACGTCATCGACCTGATGGCCGCTCTCAAGAAATCAGCCGGCGAGGCCGCACGCAAGCCCGCCGCGAAGAAGGCGCGTAGCCCAGCGAAGGCACCCGCGACAACCAAGCGGGCAAGCCCCGCCAAACGCAAGCGCGCAGGATGA
- the egtB gene encoding ergothioneine biosynthesis protein EgtB gives MTQNARPVRSGRPDPEQRFRLVRDATEALTATLSAEDCQVQSMPDASPAKWHLAHTSWFFETFLLLPLLPGYRAFDPAYATLFNSYYVGVGARHPRAERGLISRPSLEDIHAYRRHIDKAMLHLIASVAPARWLGLLELGIHHEQQHQELILMDIQHALSCNPIAPAYREKGPGFAAPGELEWSEIPGGLYTIGDNGEGFAFDNEGPCHRIWLEPFRITNRLTTAGEYLRFIEDNGYRRPELWLSDGWAAVEANGWGAPLYWHQSDSGWTRFALDGRQPLDLSEPVLHLSYYEADAYARWAGHRLPTEAEWETAATRSSLRQLFDQGWQWTASPYVAYPGFAPAAGAVGEYNGKFMVNQMVLRGGSLATPVGHSRPTYRNFFPPAARWMFSALRLASG, from the coding sequence GTGACGCAGAACGCCCGACCGGTGCGGTCCGGCCGACCGGATCCCGAGCAGCGCTTTCGATTGGTCCGCGATGCAACCGAAGCCCTCACCGCGACCTTGTCGGCGGAAGATTGTCAGGTTCAGTCGATGCCCGACGCCAGTCCGGCGAAATGGCATCTTGCACACACAAGCTGGTTCTTCGAGACATTCCTCCTTTTGCCGTTGCTTCCCGGCTATCGCGCCTTCGATCCCGCCTATGCGACCCTCTTCAATTCTTACTATGTGGGTGTCGGCGCGCGCCACCCGCGCGCCGAACGGGGCCTGATCTCACGCCCCTCGCTCGAAGATATCCATGCCTATCGCCGGCATATCGACAAGGCCATGCTCCATCTCATCGCCAGCGTCGCTCCGGCGCGGTGGCTGGGTCTGCTTGAGCTCGGTATCCATCACGAGCAACAGCACCAGGAACTCATTCTGATGGATATTCAGCATGCGCTTTCCTGCAATCCGATCGCGCCGGCCTATCGTGAGAAGGGCCCCGGGTTCGCCGCACCAGGCGAGCTTGAATGGAGCGAGATCCCGGGTGGCTTGTACACGATCGGTGATAACGGCGAAGGCTTCGCCTTCGACAACGAGGGGCCTTGTCATCGGATATGGCTGGAGCCCTTTCGTATCACCAACCGGCTGACAACGGCGGGCGAGTATCTCCGCTTCATTGAGGATAATGGCTATCGGCGGCCGGAGTTGTGGCTGTCCGACGGGTGGGCCGCGGTTGAGGCGAACGGCTGGGGCGCGCCGCTCTACTGGCATCAGAGCGACTCCGGCTGGACCCGTTTTGCCCTGGACGGACGCCAGCCGCTCGATCTCTCCGAGCCCGTTCTCCATCTCAGCTATTATGAAGCGGATGCCTATGCCCGTTGGGCGGGCCACCGCCTGCCGACCGAAGCGGAATGGGAGACCGCGGCGACCCGATCTTCGCTCCGGCAGCTATTCGACCAGGGCTGGCAATGGACCGCTTCCCCCTATGTCGCCTATCCCGGCTTCGCGCCCGCTGCAGGAGCCGTCGGCGAATATAATGGGAAATTCATGGTCAATCAGATGGTCTTGCGCGGTGGATCGCTCGCGACCCCGGTCGGCCATTCCAGGCCGACCTACCGTAACTTCTTCCCACCAGCCGCGCGCTGGATGTTCTCGGCGCTCAGGCTTGCGTCCGGCTGA
- a CDS encoding UdgX family uracil-DNA binding protein (This protein belongs to the uracil DNA glycosylase superfamily, members of which act in excision repair of DNA. However, it belongs more specifically to UdgX branch, whose founding member was found to bind uracil in DNA (where it does not belong), without cleaving it, appears to promote DNA repair by a pathway involving RecA, rather than base excision.) — MRELRTAHLAAPDDFDGWRSAARALILDGTAPDDVLWQVEGEDDLFGAPPTMAAIAEGAFSVPRPFVDLARTVICHRDPERFSLLFGLLCRLREEPRAMEDGADPLIRRLARLASAVRRDMHKMRAFLRFRELSEGEEGRYVAWFEPEHHIVRANAGFFVRRFASMRWSILTPDLSLHWDGEALSEGPGASRAEAPDGDPVEAVWKTYYASIFNPARVKIGAMLKEMPKKYWRNMPETALVPGLIAGAQRQERAMVATSAAGMTGDNATKSWNALRTEAKRCTRCDLHRCATQTVFGEGPLDADIVFVGEQPGDQEDLAGRPFVGPAGQLFDRALVEAGIDRTRAYVTNAVKHFKFERRGKRRIHDKPNAGEISACRWWLERELTLIRPRITVALGATAARSLFGRAVTVSALRGEAQPLPEGGEAWVTVHPSYLLRVREDKDEEYARFVEDLRRIGAQRAGRWRDS; from the coding sequence GTGCGTGAACTCCGCACGGCCCATCTTGCCGCGCCGGACGATTTCGATGGCTGGCGAAGCGCGGCCCGGGCGCTGATCCTGGACGGCACCGCGCCGGATGACGTGCTATGGCAGGTCGAAGGCGAAGACGATCTGTTCGGTGCGCCACCCACGATGGCCGCCATTGCCGAAGGTGCCTTTTCCGTTCCGCGGCCCTTCGTCGATCTCGCGCGGACCGTGATCTGTCACCGCGATCCCGAGCGCTTCTCGCTGCTATTCGGATTGCTCTGCCGTCTGCGCGAAGAGCCGCGGGCGATGGAGGACGGGGCCGATCCGCTGATTCGCCGGCTCGCCCGCCTGGCCAGCGCGGTCCGGCGCGACATGCACAAGATGCGCGCCTTTCTGCGTTTCCGCGAGCTGAGTGAGGGGGAGGAGGGGCGCTATGTCGCCTGGTTCGAGCCCGAGCATCACATCGTGCGCGCCAATGCGGGGTTCTTCGTGCGCCGCTTTGCCAGCATGCGCTGGTCGATTTTGACCCCCGACCTCTCGCTCCACTGGGACGGTGAAGCGCTGTCGGAAGGGCCGGGCGCGAGCAGGGCCGAGGCGCCGGACGGTGATCCGGTGGAGGCAGTCTGGAAGACTTACTATGCGTCAATCTTCAACCCGGCGCGCGTGAAGATCGGCGCGATGCTGAAGGAGATGCCGAAGAAGTACTGGAGAAACATGCCCGAGACCGCGCTGGTGCCGGGCCTGATCGCGGGCGCACAGAGGCAGGAGAGGGCAATGGTCGCGACCTCCGCCGCCGGGATGACCGGCGACAATGCGACGAAGAGCTGGAACGCGCTGCGCACCGAGGCCAAGCGCTGCACCCGCTGCGACCTTCATCGATGCGCGACGCAGACGGTGTTCGGTGAGGGGCCGCTGGATGCCGACATTGTCTTCGTCGGCGAGCAACCGGGCGATCAGGAGGATCTCGCGGGCAGACCCTTTGTCGGCCCAGCGGGGCAGCTTTTCGACCGTGCGCTGGTTGAGGCCGGAATCGATCGCACGCGCGCCTACGTCACCAATGCGGTCAAGCATTTCAAGTTCGAGCGGCGGGGCAAGCGGCGCATTCACGACAAGCCCAACGCGGGTGAAATCTCAGCCTGCCGCTGGTGGCTGGAACGCGAACTGACGCTGATCCGCCCGCGGATCACCGTCGCGCTCGGCGCGACGGCGGCGCGATCGCTGTTCGGCAGGGCCGTGACGGTTTCGGCGCTGCGCGGCGAAGCGCAGCCGCTGCCCGAGGGCGGGGAGGCCTGGGTCACCGTCCATCCCAGCTATTTGCTGCGCGTGCGGGAGGACAAAGACGAGGAATATGCGCGCTTCGTGGAAGATCTTCGCCGGATCGGTGCGCAGCGGGCAGGCCGATGGAGGGATTCATAG
- a CDS encoding sigma-70 family RNA polymerase sigma factor, with translation MGGALSSDSCSTPIADRDFKQMLADVIPQLRAFARSLCGERELADDLVQETMLKAWGARTVFEPGTNFRAWTFTILRNHYFTLQRRKRFVGQWDDLVAERLLCAPAAQDGVVELRDMLRALQQLPPDQREALVLVGAGGISYEEAAKITGVATGTVKSRVSRARATLEALMGDGKLAQTRAEFDEADDPVVSIFAYIEGAKARGRAVPESGSLDALAA, from the coding sequence ATGGGTGGCGCGCTATCATCGGATTCCTGTTCAACGCCGATCGCGGATCGCGATTTCAAGCAAATGCTGGCCGACGTCATTCCCCAATTGCGCGCATTCGCACGCAGCCTTTGCGGCGAACGCGAGCTTGCCGATGACCTGGTGCAGGAGACGATGCTCAAGGCTTGGGGAGCCAGGACGGTGTTCGAACCCGGCACCAACTTTCGGGCCTGGACCTTCACGATCCTGCGGAACCATTATTTCACGCTTCAGCGCCGCAAGCGCTTCGTTGGGCAGTGGGACGATCTGGTCGCCGAGCGCCTGCTCTGCGCGCCGGCCGCGCAGGATGGTGTCGTCGAGCTTCGCGATATGCTGCGCGCGCTTCAGCAACTTCCGCCGGACCAGCGAGAAGCGCTGGTCCTCGTCGGCGCCGGAGGCATCTCCTACGAAGAGGCGGCGAAGATCACCGGCGTCGCGACCGGTACGGTGAAGAGCCGGGTTTCGCGAGCCCGGGCCACGCTCGAGGCGCTGATGGGAGACGGAAAGCTGGCGCAGACACGGGCCGAGTTCGACGAGGCGGACGATCCGGTCGTTAGCATCTTCGCATATATCGAAGGCGCAAAGGCGCGCGGCCGTGCGGTGCCCGAAAGCGGCAGCCTCGACGCGTTGGCCGCCTAG
- the egtD gene encoding L-histidine N(alpha)-methyltransferase, giving the protein MLETDTDVLDDFGEAVLNGLSLAQKAIPARYFYDRRGSELFEEITRLPEYYPTRTETDLLRVHAGDLARLAGYGRTLVEFGAGSATKTPLLLTAIAAPTYVPIDISGEFLNDSAAALKQRYPTVQVLPVIGDFTKSLVLPRFSGPLTGFFPGSTIGNFGHRAATDLLRSFRAILGENARLVIGIDTRKNPRLLEAAYDDACGVTAAFNLNLLHRINRELGGTIAVDAFEHRAVWHDGLGRIEMHLLANMDMTFRVAGQQFSMRAGETIHTENSYKYTPEEARLLARASGWEPLAFWTDPHNCFGLHVWAAADDEAGP; this is encoded by the coding sequence ATGCTCGAAACGGATACGGACGTCCTGGACGACTTTGGCGAGGCGGTTCTCAACGGCCTCTCGCTTGCGCAGAAGGCGATCCCTGCGCGCTATTTCTATGACCGGCGCGGCTCCGAGCTGTTCGAGGAAATCACTCGGCTCCCCGAATATTACCCGACCCGTACCGAGACCGATCTTCTCCGCGTGCATGCCGGCGATCTCGCACGGCTTGCCGGTTACGGCCGTACGCTGGTTGAATTCGGGGCGGGTTCGGCGACCAAGACTCCTTTGCTTCTGACCGCGATTGCCGCGCCCACCTATGTCCCGATCGACATTTCGGGCGAGTTCCTGAACGATTCGGCCGCCGCCCTCAAGCAACGCTATCCGACGGTGCAGGTGCTCCCGGTTATCGGCGATTTCACCAAGTCCCTTGTTCTTCCCCGTTTCAGTGGCCCGCTTACCGGCTTCTTCCCCGGTTCGACCATCGGTAACTTCGGACACCGGGCCGCGACGGACCTGCTGCGTTCGTTTCGCGCGATCCTCGGCGAGAATGCCCGTCTCGTCATCGGCATCGACACACGCAAGAATCCGCGGCTTCTCGAAGCGGCCTATGACGATGCGTGCGGCGTGACGGCTGCCTTCAACCTCAACCTTCTTCACCGGATCAATCGCGAGCTCGGCGGGACGATAGCCGTGGACGCCTTCGAGCATCGTGCGGTCTGGCACGATGGGCTTGGCCGGATTGAGATGCACCTTCTTGCGAATATGGATATGACGTTCCGTGTGGCGGGGCAGCAGTTCAGCATGCGAGCGGGCGAAACGATCCATACCGAGAACAGCTACAAGTATACCCCTGAGGAAGCGCGGCTGCTCGCGCGAGCCTCGGGGTGGGAGCCGCTGGCGTTCTGGACCGATCCGCACAATTGTTTCGGCCTGCATGTCTGGGCCGCGGCCGACGATGAGGCCGGGCCGTGA
- the ligD gene encoding DNA ligase D, protein MTAANPLDIYNAKRDFTRTKEPRGKVAKKRGNSFVVQKHAATRLHWDFRLEIDGVLKSWAVTKGPSCDPADKRLAVRTEDHPLDYGEFEGNIPKGEYGGGTVMLWDRGTWEPVAGKRADDLEDGHLHFVLHGERMKGEWLLVRMKGRPGEKRENWLLRKIDDAEAGQGDTLVERGLTSVLTGRSLAQIEADTAGTQSLKGIKGKAFARKMQAAKVHNARIGGKAQEKSKSRAAPLPRFVKPQLATLVDDVPTGNEWLHEIKYDGYRLLIAARGGEVKVYTRNGLDWTAKFGPLVQAIAALDLPPALIDGEVVAFDANGNPSFSVLQSVLKRGHGEQRADTPFHFFAFDLLSLDGADLKPLPMIERKERLEALLAHAESPIRVADHLIGAGERLYRSLCDAGQEGIIAKRIDDAYRSGRTRNWVKVKCTRRQEFVVIGWTASKAKGRAFASLLLAQHEGKTLTYKGKVGTGFDSGTMDELAAAMKPLATRDAPAEVPRAEARGAHWIEPKLVAEVAFAEFTGDGRVRHGSFLGLRTDKPAKSVKPEKPAPAPPPESGVKISSRERVIFPDSGQTKGDLADYYARIAPLMLPFAANRPVSLVRCPQGRSRNCFFQKHDSGAFGDHVHHVPIREKDGGTEDYIYVDDADGLLACVQMGTIEFHGWASRADAVELPDRMIFDLDPDEGMDFARVRTAAADIRDQLSAIGLVSFAMLSGGKGVHVVVPLTPGHDWETHKDFASRFAHALSAAELDRFVATMSKAKRKGRIFIDWLRNQRGSTAILPYSARARAGAPVAIPIDWTELSGMKDAHPFDIGDAETLWERSKTLKGWGFAAQRLPQL, encoded by the coding sequence ATGACGGCCGCGAACCCCCTGGATATCTACAACGCTAAACGCGACTTCACCCGCACGAAGGAACCCAGGGGCAAGGTCGCGAAGAAGCGCGGCAACAGCTTCGTCGTCCAGAAGCACGCCGCGACGCGGCTTCACTGGGATTTCCGGCTCGAGATCGACGGCGTCCTCAAAAGCTGGGCGGTCACAAAGGGCCCGAGCTGCGACCCCGCCGACAAACGCCTGGCGGTCCGCACCGAGGATCACCCGCTCGACTATGGGGAGTTCGAGGGGAATATCCCGAAAGGCGAATATGGCGGCGGCACCGTCATGCTGTGGGATCGCGGCACCTGGGAGCCGGTCGCTGGCAAGCGCGCCGACGACCTGGAGGACGGCCATCTCCACTTCGTCCTCCATGGCGAGCGGATGAAAGGCGAATGGCTGCTGGTGCGCATGAAGGGTCGCCCGGGCGAGAAGCGCGAGAACTGGCTGCTACGCAAGATCGACGATGCGGAGGCGGGCCAGGGCGACACGCTGGTCGAACGCGGCCTCACCAGCGTGCTCACCGGCCGGTCGCTGGCGCAGATCGAGGCGGACACCGCCGGCACCCAGTCGCTCAAGGGCATCAAGGGCAAGGCATTCGCCCGGAAGATGCAGGCGGCGAAAGTGCACAATGCCCGCATCGGGGGCAAGGCACAGGAAAAGAGCAAGTCGCGCGCGGCCCCGCTCCCCCGCTTCGTCAAGCCGCAGCTGGCGACGCTGGTCGATGATGTGCCCACCGGCAATGAGTGGCTGCACGAAATCAAATATGACGGTTATCGCCTGCTGATCGCGGCGCGCGGCGGCGAAGTGAAGGTCTACACCCGCAACGGCCTAGACTGGACCGCCAAGTTCGGGCCTCTGGTACAGGCCATCGCCGCGCTCGACCTTCCGCCCGCGCTGATCGACGGCGAGGTGGTCGCCTTCGATGCGAACGGCAATCCTAGCTTCTCCGTGCTGCAATCGGTGCTCAAGCGCGGCCACGGCGAACAGCGCGCCGACACGCCCTTTCACTTCTTCGCCTTCGACCTGCTCTCGCTCGACGGAGCCGACCTCAAGCCGCTGCCCATGATCGAGCGCAAGGAGCGGCTGGAAGCGCTGCTCGCCCATGCCGAGTCACCGATCCGAGTTGCCGATCACCTGATCGGCGCGGGGGAAAGGCTCTACCGGTCGCTATGCGATGCGGGGCAGGAAGGGATCATCGCCAAGCGCATCGACGACGCCTATCGCAGCGGTCGCACTCGCAACTGGGTCAAGGTCAAATGCACCCGCCGGCAGGAATTCGTGGTGATCGGCTGGACCGCGAGCAAGGCGAAGGGCCGCGCCTTCGCCTCACTCCTCCTCGCCCAGCATGAGGGGAAGACGCTGACCTACAAGGGCAAGGTCGGCACCGGCTTCGACTCGGGCACGATGGACGAACTCGCCGCCGCGATGAAACCGCTCGCCACCCGGGACGCCCCCGCCGAAGTTCCCCGCGCCGAGGCGCGCGGCGCGCACTGGATCGAGCCGAAGCTGGTCGCGGAAGTCGCCTTCGCCGAATTCACCGGTGACGGTCGCGTCCGCCATGGCAGCTTCCTCGGCCTGCGCACCGACAAACCGGCAAAGTCTGTGAAACCGGAAAAGCCGGCCCCCGCGCCGCCGCCCGAGAGCGGGGTGAAGATCAGCAGCCGCGAACGCGTCATCTTCCCCGACAGCGGTCAGACCAAGGGCGATCTGGCCGACTATTATGCGCGCATCGCCCCGCTGATGCTCCCCTTCGCCGCCAACCGCCCGGTCAGCCTGGTCCGTTGCCCGCAGGGGCGCTCCAGGAACTGCTTCTTCCAGAAGCACGACAGCGGCGCATTCGGTGATCATGTCCATCACGTGCCGATCCGCGAGAAGGACGGCGGGACAGAGGACTATATCTATGTCGACGATGCCGACGGCCTCCTCGCCTGCGTCCAGATGGGAACGATCGAATTCCATGGCTGGGCGTCTCGCGCCGACGCGGTCGAGCTGCCCGACCGGATGATCTTCGACCTCGATCCGGACGAGGGCATGGACTTCGCCCGCGTGCGGACGGCTGCCGCCGACATCCGCGACCAACTGAGCGCCATCGGTCTCGTCTCCTTTGCCATGTTGTCGGGGGGCAAGGGCGTGCATGTCGTCGTGCCGCTGACGCCCGGTCATGACTGGGAAACGCACAAGGATTTCGCTTCCCGCTTCGCCCATGCGCTTAGCGCGGCCGAACTGGATCGCTTCGTCGCGACGATGAGCAAGGCGAAGCGCAAGGGCCGCATCTTCATCGACTGGCTTCGCAACCAGCGCGGCAGCACCGCAATCCTGCCCTATTCCGCGCGGGCGCGGGCAGGCGCGCCTGTCGCGATACCGATCGACTGGACCGAGCTTTCGGGGATGAAGGACGCGCACCCGTTCGATATCGGGGACGCCGAAACGCTGTGGGAACGGTCGAAGACGCTGAAAGGCTGGGGCTTCGCGGCGCAGCGATTGCCGCAACTATGA
- a CDS encoding ligase-associated DNA damage response exonuclease, with protein sequence MSAGAASWVEPHSHGLYVRPADLWIDPSQPVERAVVTHGHADHARSGHGAVFATPETLAIMSLRYGVDAGAAHNAAFSYQDGFERGGVRFTFHPAGHVLGSAQIAMDYAGERIVVTGDYKRRPDPTCAPFEVVPCDILVTEATFGLPVFRHPPTADEVGKLIAAVRAEPERCVLVGAYALGKAQRVIAELRAGGWALPIYIHGALERMCALYTEHGVELGDLRLVSETAKDAMRGQIVLAPPAALNDRWSRRLPDPITAMASGWMRVRQRARQRMVELPLVISDHADWDELTTTIAEVNPKESWITHGSEEGLLRWCALNQRKARALHLVGRDLEEEA encoded by the coding sequence GTGAGCGCGGGCGCGGCGAGCTGGGTCGAACCCCATTCACACGGGCTGTATGTGCGGCCTGCCGATCTGTGGATTGATCCGTCCCAACCGGTAGAACGCGCCGTCGTGACGCATGGCCATGCCGATCATGCGCGCAGCGGGCATGGCGCCGTGTTCGCAACGCCTGAGACATTAGCAATCATGTCGCTGCGCTACGGTGTGGATGCCGGGGCGGCTCACAATGCTGCCTTTTCCTATCAGGACGGATTCGAACGCGGCGGGGTGCGTTTCACCTTTCATCCGGCCGGGCACGTGCTGGGCAGCGCACAGATCGCGATGGACTATGCAGGCGAACGGATCGTCGTGACCGGGGACTACAAGCGACGGCCGGACCCGACCTGCGCGCCGTTCGAGGTTGTGCCGTGCGATATCCTCGTTACCGAGGCGACCTTCGGCCTGCCGGTGTTCCGACACCCGCCGACCGCGGACGAGGTTGGCAAACTGATCGCCGCGGTCCGCGCCGAACCTGAGCGCTGCGTCCTCGTCGGCGCCTATGCGCTGGGCAAGGCGCAGCGGGTGATCGCCGAACTGCGCGCGGGTGGATGGGCGCTGCCCATCTATATCCACGGCGCGCTGGAACGGATGTGCGCGCTCTATACCGAGCATGGCGTCGAACTGGGTGATTTGCGGCTGGTCAGCGAAACCGCCAAGGACGCGATGCGGGGACAGATCGTGCTCGCGCCACCCGCCGCCCTGAATGACCGCTGGTCCCGGCGGCTGCCCGATCCCATCACCGCCATGGCCTCGGGCTGGATGCGTGTGCGGCAACGCGCGCGGCAGCGGATGGTCGAGCTGCCGCTCGTGATTTCGGATCATGCAGACTGGGATGAACTGACGACGACGATCGCAGAGGTGAACCCGAAGGAGAGCTGGATCA